From a region of the Tateyamaria omphalii genome:
- a CDS encoding HvfC/BufC N-terminal domain-containing protein encodes MTTTQAAFRAALLDPERAVPEGLTDPAGQQTTRRFAVYRNNVTVALINALRTGFPVLCKLLGDQNFDQLARLFARAHPPNSPMMMHYGEALPAFLDGFKPLAHIGYLPDVARLELALRRSYHAADSAPFDASRLGAVPADVLMQTRLRLAPAAQFVPSRWPIFDIWRYNTEPDAPKPHGIAQPVLVTRAQFDPAPHPLTSAQAAWLQAISDDQTLEAAVDAATTIDPEFDLGPLLSLLIQQGALTDITTPEE; translated from the coding sequence AGCGTGCGGTGCCCGAGGGGCTGACGGACCCCGCGGGCCAGCAGACGACCCGACGCTTTGCCGTCTATCGCAACAACGTCACTGTCGCCTTGATCAACGCGCTGCGCACCGGCTTTCCGGTATTGTGCAAGCTGTTGGGAGACCAAAATTTCGATCAACTTGCCCGGCTTTTTGCCCGTGCGCATCCGCCCAACTCGCCCATGATGATGCACTATGGTGAAGCGCTGCCCGCGTTTCTGGACGGGTTCAAACCGCTGGCGCATATCGGGTATCTGCCTGACGTGGCGCGCCTGGAACTGGCACTGCGCAGGTCGTACCACGCCGCGGATAGCGCACCGTTTGATGCGAGCCGCTTGGGCGCGGTGCCAGCGGATGTGCTGATGCAGACCCGGCTGCGCCTCGCCCCTGCCGCGCAGTTTGTCCCGTCCCGATGGCCGATTTTCGACATCTGGCGCTACAACACTGAGCCGGACGCGCCAAAGCCGCACGGGATAGCGCAGCCTGTCCTTGTCACGCGCGCCCAATTCGATCCCGCGCCGCATCCCCTGACATCGGCGCAAGCGGCGTGGCTACAGGCCATTTCAGATGACCAAACGCTCGAAGCGGCAGTGGACGCCGCCACTACGATCGACCCCGAATTCGACCTTGGGCCATTGCTGAGCCTGCTTATCCAGCAGGGCGCCCTAACCGACATCACCACTCCAGAGGAATGA
- a CDS encoding ArsC/Spx/MgsR family protein, with protein sequence MEIYGLKTCDTCRKAIKALPRAKFVDVRAEGVPDDVMDQALAAFGDTLVNTRSTTWRGLSEEERKIAPKSLLAAHPTLMKRPLIVDSCAMHLGWTKDVQAALGVA encoded by the coding sequence ATGGAAATATACGGATTGAAAACCTGCGACACCTGCCGCAAGGCCATCAAGGCGTTGCCGCGGGCGAAATTTGTCGATGTCCGGGCAGAAGGCGTGCCTGATGACGTGATGGATCAGGCACTTGCCGCATTCGGTGACACGCTGGTCAACACGCGCTCGACCACGTGGCGCGGCTTGTCAGAAGAGGAGCGGAAGATCGCGCCTAAATCGCTGCTGGCCGCGCATCCGACACTCATGAAACGCCCGCTGATCGTGGACAGTTGCGCCATGCACCTGGGCTGGACCAAAGATGTACAAGCGGCCCTTGGAGTGGCCTAA
- a CDS encoding DoxX family membrane protein, which yields MTALSRLHAAIFGPLEHVEWLLPTLARFLFAAVLAVYFWVSGMTKLGDGVFGIFQPSLGAYAQIFPKVMENVGYDVTQLSLFHWAVVTAGTVAEFVLPLLIIIGLLTRLASLGMIGFIVVQSLTDLNGHDKWGDGLVLGAWFDAPSNSLIMDQRALWVFLLLLLVIKGAGPISFDRALAPKPAPAAA from the coding sequence ATGACTGCCCTTTCCCGTCTCCATGCCGCGATCTTTGGCCCGCTCGAGCATGTGGAGTGGCTGTTGCCCACCCTGGCCCGTTTCCTGTTCGCCGCAGTGCTGGCCGTGTACTTTTGGGTATCAGGGATGACCAAGCTGGGTGATGGGGTCTTTGGCATTTTCCAACCGTCACTGGGTGCTTATGCGCAGATTTTTCCCAAGGTAATGGAGAATGTGGGGTATGACGTCACACAGCTAAGTCTCTTTCATTGGGCTGTCGTGACCGCCGGTACTGTGGCTGAATTCGTGCTGCCGCTGCTCATCATCATCGGCCTCCTCACCCGGCTTGCGTCACTGGGTATGATCGGGTTTATCGTGGTGCAATCGCTGACTGACCTGAACGGCCACGACAAATGGGGCGACGGGCTGGTGCTGGGGGCGTGGTTCGATGCGCCATCCAACAGCCTGATCATGGACCAGCGTGCGCTTTGGGTGTTTCTGCTGCTGCTTTTGGTGATCAAAGGGGCCGGGCCGATTTCGTTTGATCGGGCCCTTGCCCCAAAACCTGCCCCGGCCGCCGCTTAG
- a CDS encoding cold-shock protein — MPTGTVKWFNTTKGYGFIAPDEGGKDVFVHISAVERSGLTGLADNQKVSFELLEGRDGRQMAGDLKLL, encoded by the coding sequence ATGCCAACTGGCACCGTGAAGTGGTTCAACACCACGAAAGGCTACGGGTTTATCGCCCCGGATGAGGGCGGCAAGGACGTTTTTGTTCATATTTCAGCGGTGGAGCGGTCAGGATTGACCGGCTTGGCCGACAATCAGAAAGTGAGTTTCGAACTGCTTGAAGGGCGCGATGGGCGCCAGATGGCAGGCGATCTGAAACTGCTTTAG